A stretch of DNA from Candidatus Binatia bacterium:
CTCCTCGTCTGGACCTCACCGCCTACGTGCATCGAACCGCCGAAATCATCGGGGACGTCGAATTAGGAGCCGAAAGCAGCGTTTGGCCATATGCGGTGATTCGGGGCGACGTACACTACGTTCGCATTGGGGCTCGAACGAACCTGCAAGACGGTTCGCTCATCCATGTCACAACCGACCGCTGGCCGACCATCGTCGGAGACGAGGTAACCGTGGGCCATCGTGCTGTACTGCACGGATGTTGCATCGGTCCACGCTGTTTGATTGGCATCGGCGCAATCGTGCTCGACGGAGCCGAAATTGGCGAAGAATGTATCGTGGGTGCCGGGGCTCTCGTGACGCCAGGCACGAAGATTCCGGCCGGGCACCTGGTACTGGGAGTTCCCGCAAAGGTCATTCGCCCGTTGAGCGAGGTCGAAAAGCAGGCCAATTTGCAAAGCGCTTTGCACTACGTGGCGCACGCCAAGCGTTATCGTGACGGCGGCATTTTCTAGTTCTACTCCGGGCGGCGCCGCGGGCGAGGTCGAAATTCAATACGGATCGGCACCCCCGACCATTGAAACGCTTTGCGAAATTCCCCTTCCAAGTAGCGTTTGTAGGGCACCGGGATGGCTTCTGGATGGTTGGTGAAGATGGCTAATCGCGGAGGTTCGATCCCTGTTTGCGCCACGTAGTAAAAGCGAACCGGCCTGCCACCCACTGCAGGTGCAGGTCGCTGGCGTGTAATTTCTTGCAGGAGCACATTGAGCTTCGCTGTGGATGGCCGTTTTCGCGCGCGGCCATACAACAACCGGGCGAGGCGGAAGATTCTGTCTACGCCTTCTCCGGTCCGCGCGGAAATGAATTCCGTGGGAAAATTAGCGAGACTCGGATAGGTGGCAGCCAGGCGCTGGCGATACTGCATGGGGCGACGAGCCTGGCGCGCCACAGCATCCCATTTGTTGAATACAATCGCGAGGGGTTTGCCCCGTTCGAGTACGTGATGTGCAATGCGGGTGTCCTGGTCTGCAAGGCCTTCCATCGCATCGACGAGCAGAACGACAACGTGGGCGCGGTCCACAGCTCGAAATGCCCGGACCACGCTTGCGCGCTCGACAATTTCCCGCACCTTGGGCCGACGCCGTATGCCCGCCGTGTCGATGAGTAAGAAATCCTGCCCGTGGTATTGGACGAGGGTGTCAATGGCATCGCGCGTGGTTCCGGGCTTGTCGTCCACGATAGCACGCTCGTAGCCGACAATGCGATTGACCAGGGACGATTTCCCGACATTGGGTCGTCCAACGATCGCGACAGCAATGACTTCCTTCGATGGCGGCGGCGTCGGCGATGGAGTTGTCGCTTGCGGCAGCAAACCGCCTATTCTTTCCACCAGTTCATCGACGCCCCGCCCATGTGCCGCGGATATGGGCAGAACCTCAGGAATGCCAAGTGCGAAGAACTCCGTACTCAAAAGATCGAGCTTGCCGTCGTCCAGCTTGTTCGCCACGTACAGCACGGGCTTTCGCAGCACCCGCAAGCGTTGCACGAGGTCACGGTCCAACGGGTTGAGGCCCTCTCGACCGTCGAAAAGAGCGACAACTAAGTCAGCCTCTTCGGCTGCAAGCCAGCTCTGCGCGAGCACCGCTCTCGCGAGATTGTCGTCCGCCTGCTCGTCGAAGCCACCCGTGTCTACGAGCAGGACCTCCCGGTCTCCCAAACGAGCGCTTGCGATGTTGCGATCCCGAGTCACTCCAGGTTGCTCGTCCACAATGGCCCGACGCTCGCCCAACAGGCGGTTGAATAGCGTGGACTTTCCGGCGTTCGGACGCCCGACGATTGCGACGACCGGCAAGGAAGTTCGCTCGACTACAGAGGGCAAGGGTTCACGTGCGATCGGCATCATGAAAGAAGAGCCGCAACAATCGTGGGATTTTGGCGAATTTTATAGCGACCGGGGTGTGGCGGCGGAACCGTGAGCCCGCGAGCCGCTATCGCTAGTGTCTGCCGATGTGCCTCTTGCTGGCTCCGAGCTGGGTGTTCGCGAAGGGAGCCACACTGTGAAGCTCGACCCGACACCGAGCCGACTTTGCACCTGGATTTTGCCGCCCAGAAGATCGACCAGCCGGCGCACGATGTATAGGCCCAGGCCGACGCCCCCGTGAGGCCGCGTGGGCCATGGGTCCGCCTGCCAGAAGGGTTCAAAGATGTGGGGCAAGGCTGCCTCCGGAATCCCGGGGCCTGTATCGGCGATGGTGAGTTCCACCCCTTCGCCGCTTGCCTGAGCCGCCAACACGACTTCGCCCTGCTCCGTGAATTTCAGGGCATTGCCGAGAAGGTTTTTGACAATCACGGCAATCTTCAGAGGGTCGGAGTACAACGTCGGAAGATCATCGGGAAGCCGGAGGCTGAGTCGAACTTGGGGTTTTCCCGCAGCACTGTACGACTCATCAGCGATTTGTGCGATGAGAGCGCGAAGGTCTACAGGGTCGCAACGCACGGTAACCTGTTTGGCTTCGAGACGGCTGAAGTCGAGCGTCATGGTGATCAGTTCGAGCAGTTGGTTGGCGCTATTTTGGATTCGCTCGAGTACCTCGCGTTGTTCAGGCGGCACCGGGCCAAATGTGTCGTCCAGCAAAAGGCTTCCGTACCCCAGAATCACATTCAACGGTGTACGAAGTTCGTGTGACATGGTCGCCACGAACTCCGACTTCACTCGACTCGCTTGTTCCAGGTCTTCGAGAAGGCGCGCATTGTCCAAGGCTAAAGCGCCGAGATGGGCGATGCCGGCTGCGACTTGTTCGGCTGCCGAGTCCCAGTTCAACGGATGGCCGCGGGTGCCACTAGCCAGGATTGCCCGCAGCTGCCCGCGGGGGCGAATTCCGATGTCGATCATTTCCGTCATCGAGAAACGACGTGCAAGCAACTGCCAAGGATGCCTGCCCGTTTCGGGCACCTGGAAAAGCAGGAACGGCTTCTCCCGTAAGGCACGCACGATCGGCGCAATGTCCGCTGCGCGGGCAGTGAAGGTACGTAACTCTTCGCCAACCTCAGCGGGTAAACCGGCCGCCGCCACAAGTTCGAAGGCCTGAGATTCCTCGCGCCAGAGGTAACCGAGGCAAAACTCCGTACCTAAAGTTTCCCGGGTCAAATGACACAGGCGATCAAGGGTTTCCTGAACGTCCCGGCTACTGAGCAGCACCTCCCCAACGTGTGCCAGCGCTTGCGCCGCCTTGGCCTCGCGCTCCTTCAACGCCTCGGCTTCTTTACGGTCCGTCACGTCCCAGGCGACTCCAATGACTCCGCCAATGTGGTTGGCCGTGGTCCGCCAGGGTTCCACGTGTGCGATAAAGTGGCGGTCGCCGTAGGAGAACTCGTAAGATGATGCCTCGCCGTCCAAGGCGGCCAAGTGTGCCCGTAACGGTGGAAAGTTGGGGTCCAACGTTTGCAAAAGCTCGGTGAGCCGTTGCCCGGCAGACAAGCGGGCATCTTTCGTGAACGGAAGTTGAGGCCCCCCGAGAGCCAATGTGACTTGCAAGTTGCGATCGGTCATCCACAAGGCAATTGGGGATCGCTGTACCAAGAAGCGGATTTGGCGTTCGGCTTCTTTAATGCGGGCCCCGCGAGCAAACACTTCTCTTCGAAGGCGCTCCGCCAAAGTTGCACCGGCCACCGAGAAGAGGGCTGCCACCAGCGGACCGCCGATCTGATGTGCAACGGCCTCGCTGGAGAACTCGCGGGCACCAAAGGCGAGGACGCCATAATACATCAACAGGGTGAAGCCGGCTTCGATTCCCTGAAAGCTTGGGGACCAGGGAAAGAACAATGCCGTGGCGAGCATTTTTAGGGAGAGAATCAGGGCGGCCCCCGAAGTCTGCGTGCTCGGCAGCAAAAACTGCCCGATGAGCACCGTCGTAAACAAAAGGTCTCCAACCAGTAACAAAACGGGCATCCGGTAGAGGGCAATGCGCGCCCGGACGGCCAGCAGCAAAACCGGAAGAGTGACCTCGATGATGTAGAGGGGCAAAGACTCGTAAAAGACTGGCCGGCGCGTAATCCACTCTACCGCGCCGTACAGGCATACTGCTCCCACCACGATCCCCACACTCGGTGCAAGAGCCTGTGCGGCCAGCTCTCCCCGATAGTTTTCAAACAGGGCGTCCGTGTCCGACTGCGTCTTGATGGTCTCTTTCGTCCTGGTCGGCGACGCCGGGTTTTCCGCTCCTCGGCCCCTCGAGTCCTGAGAAGAATCTTTTAGCGCGCGCGCCACACTGGTTTTCGCTTTTCCACGAAGGCTCGTGGTCCCTCTTGATGATCTTCGGACTGCTCGACGATCTCGAGATATCCAGCAGCGATTTCCTCGGCCAGCGGGATCGGCAATCCTAACCCCTGCAAAATCGCCATTTTGGTGCCCCAAACCGCTAGAGGGGCGTTGCTCAAGATCATCTCGGCTAACTCCCGCGCCCGCGGCATGAGTTGCTCGTGCGGAACGACCTCTGTGACCAGCCCCACTTCATATGCTCTTTGGGCGCTCATGCGCTCGCGACTTCCCAGCAATGCCATGCGCAGACAAACAGCAAGGGGAACCCGCCGGGCCATGTTGACCATCTCGTGCGACGATACGTAGCCGATGGACACGTGCGGGTCCACGAAGTAAGCCCGGTCCGAAGCAATCGGGATGTCTGCCTCCGTAACCAGGTCCAGGGAAAATCCAGCAACGACCCCATTGACGGCTGCGATGACCGGCTTGTGAACCCGCAAGCGCCGTGGGGTCGGAAGCTCGACAATCCCTTCAATCATCGCAAGCTCGCGCCAGCGATCCGGTTTGACGAAACCCCCCGTCGCCAGTGACTCCACATCGGCCCCACTGGAAAACGCATCTCCGGCGCCGGTGACAATGGCTACCCAAATATCCGGGTCCGCCTTGACCCGATACCAGCACTCCCGCAGCTCGTCTTTGAGCTGCTGGTTCATGGCGTTTTTCCGTTCCGGGCGGTTCAGAGTGATCGTAGCCACTCGATTTTCGACTTCGAAGAGAACTGTATGGAACTCGCTCATGGCCGTGCCGCTTTTGCTATCCTCCCGTTGTGCGGGCGTTCGCACAAGCTGGTGTCTCTTAGTAGTCGAGAGGAGCGGCGCACGAAAGGGGAATCTTTCCGCGATTGCATCTTCGTGTTCGCTTTAGCGTTGGGAGCAAGCTAAGGGAGTGCGGCACAATGCCGTTGGCCACGCCAGTCTCGAAACGGACAATAAAGTGACTCGGAGGTGGGTCGGGCTTTTCTTGCAAGCATGTCCATACTAATAACCCGAACCATGAGTTCTGACGGACCAAGTAGACTCGTGTCCACCAGAGGGCGAATTTAGGTCCCGTCTTGCGCCGGTTGCACCGCTGCCCGTGCGTGAGGCGGGCGGGAGGTGTAACCATGGCGCCAGGAATTTCCGATCCTCAAAAGGTCTCTAGCGAGGCTGCCGTCCGCAGCGATCTCGCAGTCGAGCTTGCCGGCGAGGAGCTGGATGCCAAAGAGCTGCTCGCAGCCTGGCCAATCCTGTCTCCCGAGGACCGACGACATGCCTTTGCCTTGCTGCCCCGCCCCGAGGCGGAGGATTTGTTTCTGGCATTGCCGACGCGGGACCAAGCGGAATTGATTTTGAGTCTGCCGCTTGCCGAGCGGCGCTCGTGGATTCGACTGCTCCCGCCGGACGACGCAGCCGACCTGATCCAACATGTTCCCCGCGAAGAGCGCGAAGTGCTTTTGGGTTTGCTGGATGAAGCGACTCGTTCGCAGGTCAGTGGCTTGCTCGCGTACGCGGAAGACGCGGCCGGTGGCTTGATGAATCCTCACTACGCTCGTTTGCGCCCCGACATGACCGTAACCGAGGCCATTACCTACTTGCGCAAATACGCAGCGGAGCACCGCGATACCA
This window harbors:
- a CDS encoding crotonase; translation: MSEFHTVLFEVENRVATITLNRPERKNAMNQQLKDELRECWYRVKADPDIWVAIVTGAGDAFSSGADVESLATGGFVKPDRWRELAMIEGIVELPTPRRLRVHKPVIAAVNGVVAGFSLDLVTEADIPIASDRAYFVDPHVSIGYVSSHEMVNMARRVPLAVCLRMALLGSRERMSAQRAYEVGLVTEVVPHEQLMPRARELAEMILSNAPLAVWGTKMAILQGLGLPIPLAEEIAAGYLEIVEQSEDHQEGPRAFVEKRKPVWRAR
- the der gene encoding GTPase Der, yielding MMPIAREPLPSVVERTSLPVVAIVGRPNAGKSTLFNRLLGERRAIVDEQPGVTRDRNIASARLGDREVLLVDTGGFDEQADDNLARAVLAQSWLAAEEADLVVALFDGREGLNPLDRDLVQRLRVLRKPVLYVANKLDDGKLDLLSTEFFALGIPEVLPISAAHGRGVDELVERIGGLLPQATTPSPTPPPSKEVIAVAIVGRPNVGKSSLVNRIVGYERAIVDDKPGTTRDAIDTLVQYHGQDFLLIDTAGIRRRPKVREIVERASVVRAFRAVDRAHVVVLLVDAMEGLADQDTRIAHHVLERGKPLAIVFNKWDAVARQARRPMQYRQRLAATYPSLANFPTEFISARTGEGVDRIFRLARLLYGRARKRPSTAKLNVLLQEITRQRPAPAVGGRPVRFYYVAQTGIEPPRLAIFTNHPEAIPVPYKRYLEGEFRKAFQWSGVPIRIEFRPRPRRRPE
- a CDS encoding gamma carbonic anhydrase family protein codes for the protein MVVSFEGKTPRLDLTAYVHRTAEIIGDVELGAESSVWPYAVIRGDVHYVRIGARTNLQDGSLIHVTTDRWPTIVGDEVTVGHRAVLHGCCIGPRCLIGIGAIVLDGAEIGEECIVGAGALVTPGTKIPAGHLVLGVPAKVIRPLSEVEKQANLQSALHYVAHAKRYRDGGIF